A window from Lentimicrobium sp. L6 encodes these proteins:
- a CDS encoding glycyl-radical enzyme activating protein produces MRGIVFDIKRFAIHDGPGIRTSIFFKGCPLTCWWCHNPESCATGVQKLDFEFKGSSTLGWETTAEQLLVEVEKDSAFFDESGGGVTFTGGEPMIQAKFLNETAALFKSKELHLTLDTTGYAAEKKFQESADLMDLILFDLKHMNEKAHFEFTGVSNKPILRNLNYLVESGKEVHIRFPMMPGLNDEEKNLIEMMQYLQRNTAIKRIHLLPYHKIASGKYEKLGMKNRMAGIEEPSNARVDLVKDYFEIGGFEVLIG; encoded by the coding sequence ATGCGAGGTATTGTTTTTGATATCAAGCGTTTTGCCATTCACGATGGCCCTGGAATTAGAACCAGTATATTTTTCAAAGGATGCCCTTTGACTTGTTGGTGGTGTCATAATCCAGAGAGCTGCGCTACAGGAGTTCAGAAATTAGACTTTGAATTCAAAGGAAGTTCAACATTAGGTTGGGAAACCACAGCAGAACAACTTCTAGTGGAGGTTGAAAAGGACAGCGCTTTCTTTGATGAATCTGGTGGAGGGGTGACTTTTACAGGTGGCGAACCCATGATACAAGCCAAGTTCTTAAATGAAACAGCTGCTTTATTTAAATCTAAAGAATTGCATTTAACATTAGACACCACAGGATATGCAGCCGAGAAAAAGTTTCAAGAATCAGCAGACTTAATGGATTTGATTTTATTCGATTTGAAGCACATGAACGAGAAAGCTCATTTTGAATTTACTGGTGTTAGTAATAAGCCCATTCTTAGAAACCTCAATTATTTAGTGGAAAGTGGCAAAGAAGTGCATATCCGGTTTCCCATGATGCCAGGCTTGAATGATGAGGAAAAGAATTTAATTGAAATGATGCAATATCTTCAAAGAAATACCGCTATCAAAAGAATCCATCTTTTGCCCTATCATAAAATAGCATCGGGAAAATATGAGAAGCTGGGAATGAAAAATAGGATGGCTGGAATTGAAGAACCAAGTAATGCTAGAGTTGATTTGGTGAAGGATTATTTTGAAATTGGTGGTTTTGAAGTCCTGATTGGTTAA
- a CDS encoding endonuclease MutS2, which produces MIYPNNFETKIGFNKIRQMLLDNCVSSMGVEWVDKLKFSSNHKNIELWLIQVEEMKDLLLTETSFPTYDYFDLRQALEGIRQKGSHIPQEDLFDLYTALKVMHKIIMMLDDRGDKNIEIRKIAEHLETDISLLRRIDQIIDDKGDIKDHASEELFGIRKKLRSLQRNNDSIIKDSLKLAISKGWTSPDTEPAIRNGRMVIPLAASHKRRIQGFMHGESATGQTVFVEPAQLFEINNEIKELEAAEKRAIIKILTEIADLLRPDIEYLKNAFVQLGLIDFIISKARLAIDLHAIKPDLQARPKVDWHGARHPLLYLSHRAQNKMVVPLDISLSDYRRILIISGPNAGGKSVSLKTVGLIQYMLQCGLLIPVKSTSIAGIFRHFFIDIGDEQSIENDLSTYSSHLLNMKYFLQKADGKTIFLIDEFGSGTEPNLGGAIAEAILEELNNKKCFGVITTHFANLKLLPSPDNGMANAAMLFNTKELEPLYQLKIGRPGSSFTVEIAKKIGFPERVLKKIESKADRKQLDFEEQLQQLDVEKKELDQKKKHVDLSDDLLSETIEKYQSLYARLQSEKNTILHEAEAKAAKILDSSNKLIEQTIKEIKENQADKSKTLKARRILEEEKRKLEKEHFDKSKSSKKPIVNIHQRAADELKEHTKPKVKKEVKIELKKGQNVIVKGQKRAGILKEIKGKKAVVIFDNISMSIDLKNLEGISKTRARDMDRKVTSNYSKIATELHDKAANFQLKLDLRGERVEDAIHKVQHFIDEAILLRIYEVQILHGKGTGALRQVIREYLSGIPEVANYQDEHVERGGHGITIATLSY; this is translated from the coding sequence ATGATTTATCCGAATAACTTCGAAACAAAAATAGGCTTCAATAAAATCCGACAAATGCTCTTGGACAACTGTGTGAGTAGCATGGGTGTGGAATGGGTGGACAAACTAAAATTCAGTTCCAATCATAAAAACATTGAGCTCTGGTTAATACAGGTTGAGGAAATGAAAGACCTTTTACTAACTGAAACCTCCTTCCCTACTTATGATTATTTTGACCTACGTCAAGCGCTTGAGGGTATTAGACAAAAAGGAAGTCATATTCCACAAGAAGATTTATTCGATTTGTATACTGCTCTAAAAGTGATGCATAAAATCATCATGATGCTGGATGATAGAGGCGACAAGAATATTGAGATTAGAAAGATTGCTGAACATTTAGAAACAGATATCTCCCTATTAAGAAGAATAGATCAGATTATTGATGATAAGGGTGATATTAAAGACCATGCTTCTGAGGAGCTCTTCGGAATTAGAAAAAAGTTAAGAAGCTTGCAGCGCAATAATGACAGTATTATTAAAGACAGTTTAAAGCTGGCTATTAGCAAGGGCTGGACAAGTCCTGATACAGAGCCAGCCATCAGAAACGGGAGAATGGTGATTCCTTTGGCAGCTTCACATAAGCGTAGAATCCAAGGTTTTATGCATGGTGAATCTGCTACCGGACAAACCGTTTTTGTGGAACCTGCTCAACTTTTCGAGATTAATAATGAGATTAAGGAATTAGAAGCTGCTGAAAAGAGAGCCATCATCAAAATCTTAACTGAAATCGCAGATTTACTGCGCCCAGATATTGAATACTTAAAAAATGCTTTTGTTCAGCTCGGACTCATCGACTTTATCATCTCAAAGGCTCGATTGGCCATTGATTTACATGCCATTAAACCTGATTTACAGGCAAGACCAAAAGTGGACTGGCATGGTGCTCGTCATCCCCTCCTCTACCTTTCGCATCGTGCTCAAAATAAGATGGTGGTTCCTCTAGATATCTCCTTAAGTGACTATAGAAGAATCCTCATCATTTCCGGACCTAATGCTGGTGGCAAATCCGTAAGCTTAAAAACGGTAGGACTAATTCAATATATGCTACAATGTGGTTTACTCATTCCTGTTAAATCGACTTCCATTGCCGGAATATTTAGGCATTTCTTTATTGATATTGGAGACGAACAATCCATTGAAAATGACTTAAGTACCTATAGCTCTCATTTGCTCAATATGAAATATTTTCTTCAGAAAGCTGATGGAAAAACCATATTCCTTATTGATGAATTTGGTAGCGGAACAGAACCCAATTTAGGAGGTGCTATTGCTGAGGCCATTCTAGAAGAACTCAATAATAAAAAATGCTTTGGTGTAATTACTACTCACTTTGCCAATTTGAAATTATTACCCTCCCCAGACAATGGAATGGCTAATGCTGCCATGCTTTTCAACACCAAAGAACTCGAACCTTTATATCAATTGAAGATAGGTCGTCCTGGGAGCTCGTTTACCGTTGAAATTGCCAAGAAGATTGGATTTCCAGAGCGGGTTCTTAAAAAAATAGAATCAAAAGCTGATAGAAAACAATTGGACTTTGAAGAACAATTGCAGCAATTAGATGTGGAGAAAAAGGAACTGGATCAGAAGAAGAAACATGTGGATCTATCTGATGATTTGCTTTCTGAAACCATAGAAAAATATCAAAGCCTTTATGCTCGTTTGCAAAGTGAAAAGAATACTATACTTCATGAAGCTGAAGCCAAAGCTGCTAAGATTTTAGATTCCAGTAATAAATTAATAGAACAAACTATTAAGGAAATAAAAGAAAATCAGGCTGACAAAAGTAAGACTTTAAAAGCAAGGCGAATATTAGAAGAGGAAAAGAGAAAACTAGAGAAAGAACATTTTGACAAATCTAAGTCCTCAAAAAAACCTATTGTCAATATTCACCAAAGGGCTGCCGATGAACTAAAGGAACATACAAAACCTAAAGTAAAAAAAGAAGTTAAGATAGAGCTCAAAAAAGGTCAAAATGTGATCGTTAAAGGTCAGAAAAGAGCTGGAATTCTAAAGGAGATAAAAGGCAAAAAGGCGGTGGTGATATTTGATAATATCAGCATGAGCATTGACTTAAAAAACCTAGAAGGCATTAGCAAGACCAGAGCTCGTGATATGGATAGAAAGGTAACAAGTAATTATAGCAAAATTGCTACTGAACTACATGATAAAGCGGCTAACTTTCAACTCAAACTCGACCTTAGAGGAGAAAGAGTGGAGGATGCTATTCATAAAGTACAGCATTTTATTGACGAAGCCATCCTCTTGAGAATCTATGAAGTACAAATACTACATGGAAAAGGCACAGGAGCCCTAAGACAAGTGATACGAGAATATTTGAGTGGTATCCCAGAAGTAGCCAACTATCAGGATGAACATGTGGAACGAGGTGGCCATGGTATTACTATTGCTACTTTAAGCTATTAG
- a CDS encoding glutathione peroxidase, which translates to MKKYSLIFISILLVTAINAQSSFYSYTVEDINGEPFALEQLKGKKVMVVNVASKCGYTKQYEQLQQVYTEYGGDDFVIIGFPANNFMKQEPGTNEEIKTFCSVNYGVTFPMMSKISVKGDDQSDVYKWLTSKELNGFEDSKVKWNFQKYLISADGQLEKVISTKTSPDDEEIINWIKG; encoded by the coding sequence ATGAAAAAATACAGTCTAATATTTATAAGTATTTTGTTGGTCACAGCTATAAATGCCCAATCCTCATTCTACTCATATACTGTGGAAGATATTAATGGAGAACCATTTGCTCTAGAGCAGTTAAAAGGAAAAAAGGTAATGGTGGTTAACGTGGCTAGTAAATGTGGTTATACCAAGCAGTACGAGCAATTACAGCAAGTTTATACTGAATACGGTGGAGATGATTTCGTAATCATTGGCTTTCCAGCCAATAACTTCATGAAACAAGAACCAGGAACCAACGAAGAAATCAAAACTTTTTGCTCAGTTAATTATGGAGTTACCTTCCCTATGATGAGTAAAATATCTGTAAAAGGTGATGACCAATCTGATGTTTATAAATGGTTAACATCAAAAGAACTCAATGGATTTGAGGATTCTAAAGTGAAATGGAATTTTCAGAAATACTTAATTAGTGCTGATGGTCAATTAGAAAAAGTGATTTCTACAAAAACATCACCTGATGATGAAGAAATTATCAATTGGATAAAGGGATAA
- the gcvP gene encoding aminomethyl-transferring glycine dehydrogenase yields MITNNFVARHLGIREEDLPMMLEKIGVANIDELIYDTVPDQVRLEKPLDLADGINEFEYINHLKSLGQKNKQFRSFTGMGYYPTILPPVIQRNMLENAGWYTAYTPYQAEISQGRLEALLNFQTVISDLTAMPLSNCSLLDEGTAAAEAMLMAFNARSRAKTKTGANKFFVDKDIFPQTIALLETRSKPLGIELIIGDFQCVEMDDTYFGIILQYPNDRGAVIDYTKVVEMAHTQEALVIAAADLMSLLLLKAPGEWGADIVIGSSQRFGVPMGFGGPHAGFLATSDKFKRNMPGRIIGISKDSQGNPALRMALQTREQHIKREKATSNICTAQALLASMAAMYAAYHGPKGLKEIAQDIHQNAVALSDGLEALGYQQENEVFFDTLYISGIENIALIAQAALNKEMNLRYFEDAVGISINETTTLDDLNDILEVFAQSEDGESVAMDDLVSENIIPEAFQRTSDYLTHAVFNSYHSETEMMRYLKKLEIKDLSLNRSMIPLGSCTMKLNPAATLFSLSWPEFGNIHPFVPRDQVEGYLELIQDLESDLCEITGFAGMSFQPNSGANGEYSGLMVIRAYHESRGDHDRNICLIPSSAHGTNPASSVVAGFKVVVVKATDNGEIDINDLREKAELHKDNLGALMVTYPSTHGVYEKGVTEALEIVHANGGQVYMDGANMNAQVGITNPGFIGADVCHLNLHKTFSIPHGGGGPGVGPIGVAAHLVEFLPGHPVFQTGGKKGISPVAAAPFGSASILPISYGYIKLLGGEGLLDATKYAILNANYLKDSLKDDYPILYTGNKGRVAHEMIIDCNKFSQTAGLQVIDIAKRLMDFGFHAPTVAFPVVGTLMVEPTESEPLSELNRFIDAMKSIREEIREIEEGKADKKDNIIKNAPHTAGMVTANEWDKPYGRQQAAFPRDWSNEDKYWPAVGRIDDAYGDRNLFCTCAPTEDYI; encoded by the coding sequence ATGATAACCAATAACTTTGTTGCTCGTCATTTGGGAATCCGCGAAGAGGATTTACCAATGATGTTGGAGAAAATTGGCGTTGCCAATATCGATGAACTTATTTACGATACTGTTCCCGATCAAGTACGTTTAGAAAAACCACTTGATTTAGCAGATGGTATTAATGAATTTGAATATATAAATCATTTAAAATCCTTAGGTCAGAAAAATAAACAATTCCGTAGTTTTACTGGAATGGGATATTATCCTACCATTCTTCCTCCGGTCATTCAGAGGAATATGTTGGAGAATGCAGGCTGGTATACAGCTTATACTCCTTATCAAGCAGAGATTTCTCAAGGTAGATTAGAAGCCTTATTGAATTTCCAAACGGTCATTTCAGATCTTACAGCTATGCCACTCTCCAATTGTTCTCTTCTCGACGAAGGTACAGCTGCAGCAGAGGCTATGTTGATGGCTTTTAATGCCAGAAGTAGAGCAAAAACTAAGACTGGTGCCAATAAGTTTTTTGTGGATAAAGATATCTTCCCTCAAACTATTGCCTTACTTGAAACAAGATCGAAGCCACTAGGCATTGAATTGATCATTGGCGATTTCCAATGTGTTGAAATGGATGATACTTATTTTGGAATCATTCTTCAATATCCAAATGACAGAGGAGCAGTTATTGATTATACTAAGGTGGTTGAAATGGCTCATACTCAAGAAGCATTGGTAATTGCTGCTGCTGATTTAATGAGCTTATTATTATTGAAAGCTCCAGGCGAGTGGGGTGCCGATATCGTTATTGGGTCATCTCAACGTTTTGGTGTTCCTATGGGTTTTGGTGGGCCTCATGCAGGTTTCTTAGCCACTTCTGATAAGTTCAAAAGAAATATGCCAGGTAGAATTATCGGTATCTCCAAAGATAGCCAAGGTAATCCTGCTTTAAGAATGGCACTTCAAACTCGCGAACAACATATCAAACGCGAAAAAGCAACTTCAAATATTTGTACAGCCCAAGCTCTTTTAGCGAGTATGGCTGCCATGTATGCTGCTTATCATGGTCCAAAAGGGTTGAAAGAAATAGCTCAAGATATTCATCAAAATGCAGTAGCATTATCTGATGGGTTGGAAGCTTTAGGATATCAACAAGAGAATGAAGTTTTCTTTGATACTTTATATATTTCTGGTATAGAGAATATTGCTTTGATAGCTCAAGCTGCTTTAAACAAAGAAATGAACCTTAGGTATTTTGAGGATGCAGTAGGGATTTCCATTAACGAAACTACTACCTTAGATGATTTAAACGATATTCTTGAAGTTTTTGCTCAATCTGAGGATGGTGAATCAGTAGCTATGGATGATTTGGTTTCAGAGAATATCATTCCTGAAGCATTCCAAAGAACTTCTGATTATTTAACTCATGCGGTATTTAATTCTTATCATTCAGAAACTGAAATGATGAGATATTTAAAGAAATTAGAGATTAAAGACTTATCTTTAAATCGCTCTATGATTCCTTTGGGCTCTTGTACCATGAAGCTAAATCCTGCAGCAACCTTGTTTTCATTAAGCTGGCCAGAATTTGGTAATATCCACCCATTTGTTCCAAGAGATCAGGTGGAAGGTTATTTAGAGTTGATTCAAGATTTAGAAAGCGATCTTTGTGAGATTACTGGTTTCGCTGGTATGTCTTTCCAACCCAATAGTGGTGCCAATGGTGAATATTCTGGATTAATGGTGATTCGTGCTTATCACGAAAGTAGAGGAGACCATGATAGAAATATCTGTTTAATCCCTTCTTCTGCCCATGGAACCAATCCTGCAAGTTCTGTAGTTGCTGGTTTTAAGGTAGTCGTTGTGAAAGCCACCGATAATGGTGAAATTGATATTAATGATTTACGCGAGAAAGCAGAATTACATAAAGATAATTTAGGTGCTTTAATGGTGACTTATCCCAGTACACATGGTGTATATGAGAAAGGTGTTACTGAAGCTCTAGAGATAGTTCATGCCAATGGCGGACAAGTTTATATGGATGGTGCTAATATGAATGCTCAGGTAGGTATTACCAATCCTGGTTTTATTGGTGCTGACGTTTGCCACTTAAATTTACATAAGACTTTTTCTATCCCTCATGGTGGTGGTGGTCCTGGAGTTGGTCCTATTGGTGTAGCAGCTCATTTAGTTGAATTCTTACCTGGACATCCAGTATTTCAAACTGGTGGCAAAAAAGGAATTTCTCCTGTCGCGGCAGCTCCATTTGGAAGTGCTTCCATTTTACCTATTTCTTACGGATATATTAAGCTTTTAGGTGGTGAAGGATTATTAGATGCTACTAAGTATGCTATATTAAATGCCAATTATTTGAAAGATAGCTTAAAGGATGATTATCCAATTCTTTATACTGGAAACAAAGGTAGAGTTGCTCATGAAATGATTATCGATTGTAATAAGTTCTCTCAAACAGCGGGGCTTCAGGTAATAGATATTGCTAAGCGTTTAATGGACTTTGGTTTCCACGCGCCAACAGTAGCTTTCCCTGTAGTTGGAACTTTAATGGTAGAGCCAACAGAAAGTGAGCCATTGAGTGAGTTGAATCGTTTTATTGATGCCATGAAGTCTATCCGTGAAGAGATTAGAGAGATAGAGGAGGGTAAAGCAGATAAGAAAGACAATATTATTAAGAATGCACCACATACAGCAGGAATGGTTACTGCAAATGAGTGGGACAAGCCTTATGGTCGTCAACAAGCTGCCTTCCCAAGAGATTGGTCTAACGAAGATAAATATTGGCCAGCCGTTGGAAGAATTGATGATGCCTATGGTGATAGAAATTTATTCTGCACTTGCGCCCCAACTGAAGATTATATTTAA